In the genome of Ensifer sp. WSM1721, the window CATTTCAAAACCTTTGCCGAACGATTCCGCGGTCTGCCGATACGCATCCAGCAGGCGTCCCGTCTTGTCGGCTCGAAGGAGCTGGCGCTGACGAAGAAGGAGGTTACTGAGGGCAAGACGGACATCGTCGTCGGCACGCATGCGCTTCTCGGTTCGTCGATGAAGTTTGCGAATCTCGGCCTCCTCATCATCGACGAGGAGCAGCACTTCGGCGTCAAGCACAAGGAGCGGCTCAAGGAGCTGAAGACCGACGTGCACGTCCTCACGCTGTCGGCGACGCCGATTCCGCGCACGCTTCAGCTCGCGCTCACCGGCGTTCGCGAATTGTCGCTGATCACGACGCCGCCGGTGGACCGCATGGCGGTGCGCACCTTCATTTCGCCCTTCGACGCGCTGGTGATCCGCGAGACGTTGATGCGCGAGCATTACCGCGGCGGTCAGAGCTTCTACGTCTGCCCGCGCGTGAGCGATCTTCCGGAGATCCACGACTTCCTGAAATCCGACGTGCCGGAATTGAAGGTCGCCGTGGCGCACGGCCAGATGCCGGCGACCGAACTCGAGGACGTCATGAACGCCTTCTATGAAGGGCGCTTTGATGTGCTTCTCTCGACGACGATCGTCGAGTCGGGGCTTGACGTGCCGACTGCGAATACATTGATCGTGCACCGCGCCGACATGTTCGGCCTCGCTCAGCTCTACCAGCTTCGCGGCCGGGTAGGGCGGTCGAAGGTGCGCGCCTTCGCGCTCTTCACGCTTCCCGTCAACAAGACGTTGACGGGACCGGCGGAACGGCGTCTCAAGGTATTGCAGTCGCTCGACACGCTCGGCGCCGGATTCCAGCTTGCCAGCCACGACCTCGACATCCGCGGCGCCGGCAATCTCCTCGGCGAGGAGCAATCCGGCCATATCAAGGAGGTCGGCTTCGAGCTCTATCAGCAGATGCTCGAGGAGGCGGTCGCCGAACTCAAGGGTGAAGAGGAAATCCACGACACCGGTTGGTCGCCGCAGATATCGGTCGGCACGCCGGTCATGATTCCGGAAGATTACGTGCCCGATCTCAACCTGAGGCTCGGACTCTATCGTCGCCTCGGCGAGCTGACGGATATCAAGGAAATCGACGGCTTCGGGGCGGAACTGATCGACCGCTTCGGTCCGCTGCCAACCGAGGTCCAGCATCTGCTGAAGATCGTCTACGTCAAATCGCTCTGCCGTACCGCGAATGTCGAGAAGCTCGACGCCGGGCCGAAGGGCGTCGTCGTTCAGTTCCGCAACAAGGAGTTTCCGAATCCGGCGGCCCTCGTCGGCCATATCGCCAAGCAGGGAACGCTTGCCAAGATCCGGCCGGACCAGAGCATCTTCTTCCAGCGTGATCTCCCAACGCCCGAGAAGCGCCTCTCGGGTGCCGCGATGGTGATGACGCAGCTCGCGGTGCTCGCAAAACCCGCTTGAAAACGCCGCAGCTCTTTCGCGCGGCGTTTTCCCCTTTGACGATCAGTGCGCCGGGTGGGCAGCCTTCATCTGCGCAATCTCCCGCAGCGCATTCGTCATGGTCTCGACAGATTGCGCGCCCATCACCGCATATTGCTGCTCGATGATGAAGCAGGGCACGCCGGTAACGCCCATCTCGCGGGCCATGTCGACTTCCTGCTTCACGGCGTCCTTGTCGGCGTCGGATGCGAGTAGAGCGGCAATGACGGGGCGATCGAGGCCAGCTTGTTCCGCGATGTCAAGGAGAACGGCGTGGTCGCCGACGTTGCGACCTTCCTCGAAATTGGCCTTGAAGAGTCGCCGCACGACATCCGTCTGCGCGAGGTCACCGCTGGTTGCCGCCCAGCGTATCAGCCGATGCGCGTCGAGAGTGTTCGGGCTGATCTTCACGGCTTCGAAATCGAAAGCGATGCCGACT includes:
- a CDS encoding DsbA family oxidoreductase, encoding METVNIDIVSDVVCPWCYLGKNRLEQAIADVAGEIHVAIQWRPYQLNPDLPPEGVDHKRHLAAKLGGQASVDQAHRMLEELGQEVGIAFDFEAVKISPNTLDAHRLIRWAATSGDLAQTDVVRRLFKANFEEGRNVGDHAVLLDIAEQAGLDRPVIAALLASDADKDAVKQEVDMAREMGVTGVPCFIIEQQYAVMGAQSVETMTNALREIAQMKAAHPAH